Proteins from one Microcaecilia unicolor chromosome 2, aMicUni1.1, whole genome shotgun sequence genomic window:
- the LOC115462745 gene encoding killer cell lectin-like receptor subfamily B member 1B allele B: MLKNATDLDFFTDQIKGTSWVGLCFTDNRWIWLDGTESRSVTIRYNTHCAALYKSKLYDWKCADQNHWICEKRAVQLLIKEDFNILPVSISGMKHVDGN; the protein is encoded by the exons ATGCTCAAGAACGCAACAGATCTG GACTTCTTTACTGACCAAATAAAAGGCACATCCTGGGTTGGTCTATGCTTCACAGATAACAGATGGATATGGCTGGATGGTACAGAGTCAAG GTCTGTTACAATTCGTTATAATACTCATTGTGCAGCGCTGTATAAGAGTAAATTATACGATTGGAAGTGTGCTGATCAGAATCACTGGATCTGTGAGAAGCGTGCAGTCCAGCTACTGATTAAAGAGGATTTTAATATTCTACCGGTATCAATTAGTGGCATGAAACATGTCGATGGAAACTAA